DNA from Salvelinus namaycush isolate Seneca chromosome 14, SaNama_1.0, whole genome shotgun sequence:
GGGTCACAGTGTGGACGTTGTGTTACGGAGAGGCTATCCCATGCTCTACAACCCAGACGGCTGTCCCAAACAACCCCTGACCCCTtccgcctcctcctctcctcttgaaCCCCTCAGCGCTGCAGCCACCCCTCCCTCCACAGCCACCGCTCAGCCCCTCTCCACCCCTGGTCCTGGCCCTGCCGAGCCCCCACAACCTCCCGGCCTGGCTAACCTGAATCGTACAATGTCTCATCACAACGGAAACTATCTCAGAGTGGCGGGAAACTCAGGGTCGGGGCTGGACGCTAACGGGAACGCGGCAGACCTGGTGTCGGCGCCCCCCTCCTACCCGCTGTCTAACGGAATCCTTAGCTCTTCCGCCAGCTCAGCCTGTGCCCCCTCCTCTCACAGTAGGggcatccctcctcctcccctgcctGAACGAACGTCCACCAGCCAGAGTGACTCAGAGGAAGGAGCCTCGGGTGGAGCGACACAGaggtaactaaccctaactaactaactaactaaccctaactaactaactaaccctaactaactaactaactaaccctaacttggttgttttcaaacctctcctcaaGGACCCCCATGTGTTTCACCATGTTGTTGTAGGTCTGAACGAGCTCACCTGATGTacctagtcaagggcttgatgattagttgaccagtTTGGTCAGATGTGCTAACATAGTTCAAATACACTCCAATTGGCATACcacctcaacagatccacagatgatccaAAGGTGacgcagtctctattgcacttcacacgGCCCTTTCTCACCTAAGGAacgaaaggaacacctatgtgagaatgctgttcattgactacagctcagcgttcaacaccatagtgccctcaaagctcatcactaagctaaggaccctgggactgaacacctccctctgcaactggatc
Protein-coding regions in this window:
- the LOC120059559 gene encoding proline-rich receptor-like protein kinase PERK10 gives rise to the protein MTEQDMTEQDMTADILVYINDSCVLGLSHKEVVEMLKSVPMGHSVDVVLRRGYPMLYNPDGCPKQPLTPSASSSPLEPLSAAATPPSTATAQPLSTPGPGPAEPPQPPGLANLNRTMSHHNGNYLRVAGNSGSGLDANGNAADLVSAPPSYPLSNGILSSSASSACAPSSHSRGIPPPPLPERTSTSQSDSEEGASGGATQRWSLMRYNANSLPTPSSMLHHQSDFSTSTLPTSVSNLPLSQPDVCTATTPGAPCQRPPVPQTSLMASPPTEVPPCGFNGCPASAHPRGGHSAAM